Within the Miscanthus floridulus cultivar M001 chromosome 17, ASM1932011v1, whole genome shotgun sequence genome, the region TTGATTTCCAAATTTGCACTGATGTTCAAATTTTTCACAGACCCTTGCTGAGTATGAGAAGATTCGTCAAGAGAAAAAGAAGTCCTCGGAGGATGTCTCAAGAACTGAGCAGAGGAAGGTCTCTGCCGATGGATTCAAGGGCCTGCAGGTGttggagaagaagaagctggATGATGAGGAAGCTGTCATCAAAGCAGAAAAGGTTCAGAACAAGGCTAAGGAGACtggcaagaaggaagaaaaggctcagcCCGAGGCAAAGGACGCTGACGATGCCAAGCCCAAGAAGGTATCACCATTGCTGTTTCCTTGTCTGCACTCTTATTAACATTATTTTCTTAAGTGTGGCATCTGATCAGAAACATAATTTCAGGTCGTCATCCCGTTGAAAGATCTCTCCTTTGCGCCACCAAGGCGCAATGTTATCCTGGAAGACTCTTCCAATGGTGGCGGTGCTCCTCGTGGCCGCTTCAATGGCAGCGGTTTCCAGGGCCGCAGCCGCGACAACAGCACCGACTCCCGCGTTCTTGCTGGTCGAGGTGGCGACAATGGCCGGGCCGCCCAGAACGAGGCTGGCAACTACGGCAACGGTACTGCTCAGAGAGGCGGCTACTCTGGCGGCCGCGGCTACGGTGCTCTGAGGGGCGACTACTCTGGTGGCCGGGGCTACGGTGCTCCGCGAGGCGACTACTCTGGCGGCCGCGGCGACGGCTACAGCGGCCTGGGCTACGACGGCTACCACAACCAGGGCGGCAACGATGGTGGGTACCAGCGCCGCCCAGGCAATGACAACTACTACCGGCCGCGGGGACGCGGCTACTCCGGCAACGGCCGCAACCCTGCCCCGAAGCCCATCGTCGTCGAAGACATGAATTTGTTCCCGCCGCTACCCGCCTCTTCTCCGTCCCGATCTGCCGCACCGGCTGCAGCTCCCGCGGCTGCCCCAGCTCCGTCCTCCGCTCCGGCCCCCGCCCCCGCTCAGTCCTAGTTCGTCTGATTAGTCGCTTCCCTTTATTATTCTTTTGGTGAGAGGAATTGTGGAGAGATGAACATGGGAGGAGGTGCTCCTCGATTTTGTAACGGatggtataatatttttattaagttTCTTTTGCTTAAATATCGTcgttgccttttttttttttttgagttttgGTTTGATATCTCTTTCGTTGGCCACCccttttgatttgatttgatagcATACTCGTGATTCGTGACTGCGGCTGATTTGTCTTTCCCTGTCCCATGTTTAGTCGCAGCTTTCTGTAATTGTCGATTGATTTAGCAATTCTTCTAGAAGGTAGTGGAGCAAAAGCAAATTACTTAATTGACTGGATACTCATCTAATTCTAGGTTTGAATCATTTaaattttttagaaaatattATTTACATTGTATGTCTGCATAAatagatttattatgaaaatatattatatgTCCAACTTGCTTATACTGTCATAATAATAAAATATTTTTTGAACATGGTCTATAAACAGATGTATTATTTGTTATAGAATATACATTGTAGAGTGGATTAATAATCTTTattgttaataataataattttttcGGGAGTAGGAGTGCATCAGGGTGATGCTGATTTGCAGTGAGGATTGCATAATGCTGGCGGCAGCGTGACGGCAGCACCGGCATGACGCCCCGCGTGCGCAAGCGCGTCGTCTGCAACCTCCAGATTTGCCCGCGTCCACCTCCTCGCGCAACCTGGCCTGCCGCAGCCGCACGCGCCGGTCAACCACCCCGCCTCGCCCTTTTTTTTTCCGAACCCCTCCGTCGTGGTCAACCGCACCTGGAGTATTTCTAGTGGCGTCCCTGTCCCATATCCCCGGCCAGAGCTGAGGccgcgatgacgacgacgatgatgaggctGAGGCAGCACCTGGGCCTGGCATCCCCTGCTATTTATACCTCCGCCATCGGCAGGCTCGGCAACAACACACCCCACCGCCGCCGAACAAGTACAGCAATTTTTCCTAGTAGCACCCAAAAGCAGCTCCTGCTCCTCGTGATCCTCCTTGCccccctcctcctcttcttcttcgtcttgATCCCCAGCTCTGTCTTGTTGCCCCCAGCTCGGCCTCGGATCATGTCGTCCTCTGCTTCCGACTCTGCTTCGTCCGCGGCGCCGTTCGAGAAGCCCAGGGCCGTGGTCAACAAGGTCCTCGCGGAGTCGCAGCCCGAGGGGCAGGGCGCCACCGTCCGCAGGAGCATCGGCAGGTAAGCAAGCTGGCAGAAGGTCCGATTCCGTCCGTCTCCTTCTCTCCTCGATCAGTCGTTGACTTGTCCTCGCCGCCTTGCGCGTGCTTCCATGCAGGCATGAGCTCCGGAACCTCGACCCCTTCCTCATGCTCGACGAATTCTCAGGTACTCTTCGATTCTCGCCCAAATTTTCTGCGAATTCGCACGCTCGGATCGTCGGAATTTTCCTGCTCGCCCGGACGGCTTCCTCGAGCTACCTGCCCGTTtgctcacctctctctctctctctctctctctctctctctcgattcGTCTCGCAGTCTCCAAGCCCGCCGGATTCCCCGACCACCCGCACAGAGGGTTCGAGACCGTCACCTACATGCTCGAGGTGCGTTGCGTCTGCTCAACGcttctcttctcctctcttctcttcaACGCCCGCGAGCTGTTCGCTGAAACGTCCCCTTCTTGTTCCGGTTGTTGTTGCAGGGAGCCTTCACCCACCAGGACTTCGCTGGCCACAAGGGAACCATCAAAACAGGTGACGTGCAATGGATGACAGCGGGCCGCGGCATCGTGCACTCGGAGATGCCGGCGGGTGACGGCGTGCAGAAGGGGCTACAGCTCTGGATCAACCTCTCCTCTAAAGACAAGATGATCGAGCCGCGGTACCAGGAGCTGGAGAGCAAGGACATCAGCCGCGCGGAGGTGGACGGCGTGGAGGCGCGCGTGATCGCCGGGGAGGCACTCGGCGCGGCGTCCCCCGTGTACACGCGGACCCCCACCATGTACGTTGACTTCACCATGCGCCTCGGGTCCCGCCTGCACCAGCCGGTGCCGGAGGGGTGGAACGCCTTCGTCTACGTCGTCGACGGCGAGGGCGTGTTCGGGCGGGAGAAGGCCGCGCCCACCGCCGCGCACCACTGCCTCGTCCTCGGCCCCGGCGACGGGCTCAGCGTGTGGAATCGGTCTGACAGGCCGCTGAGGTTCGTGCTCGTCGCTGGGAAGCCGCTTGGTGAGCCCGTGGTGCAGCATGGGCCCTTCGTCATGAACTCGCGCGCCGAGATCCAGCAGGCCATGGAGGACTACTACTACGGCAAGAATGGCTTCGAGAGGGCCAGCCAGTGGAGCTCCTCTGCCTCATCCTGATCGCACCAGATTCTAATCTCACGTGCAAAATAAACATTTTTAATTAAATTTCTTTGCTTGTACTACTGTGCTCCCTGCTTTTGACTATTCTTTTTTCTAGCAACCATTGTATTAGTAGTATGTCATTTATTAGTATTGTGAATTGGTGATTGTAATAAACAGTATGGAAAATTGATAGTCTCAATAAACTATTGTATTAGTACTATGGAAAATCGTATATTTGTTCATCTACTCggatatgatttttttttatgCATACTTCTTTGGGAGCAAAAGCATCATTTTCACGCTCTATTAATAGCTGTTAGTAGAAAAATAGCATGCCAtgcaggcaaaaaaaaaaatcatgcaatgGCAATAGAGAATTTTTAAATTTTGCAGTGACACGAGGgaaattacgatcttttataatgacgctgaaggaaaagactcaataaaaTGCAGGATAATCTTTTGAGTGGAGATAGTGAACAGGATACCAATTCGTGACATTTTACTAGTACAATCGTGTGGAtgagattgttttttttttctctctccttcaTTCACATCGATTCGAAAGAAGATGGGCCAAATGTGCCCGTCCACGTGTCAGAAGCTTGCCGAGCCACGTGTTCATCTATCGCAGCGCAGCCCAGCCCACTCGAATCAGAATCAGCTCGCGCCTCCCCTCTCACCTCCACTCGTTTCGCTCCTCCGATTCTCTCCCCCCGCGCCACcgcccaccaccgccgccggcaGCTACGCCCCCGCCCCCTCCCACGCGCGAGCGCAATGCTGGCAGTGTCCCTCGGGCCGGGGCCTTCGCTCGCGGCCTTCCCCGCTTCCGCCCGGAGGAGCCCAGTCCCCTTCGTCCCCTTCCCTGCCCGCCTGCATCACCGGCCCCTCCTCCTCTCCGCGACCGCCGAGGGAACCGGCGCCCCCGCCGGCCAGGGAGACGCCTCGGCTGCCCCGGTCGACGAGGCGCGCCTGCCGCAGGTTCGTTTCGTGGGCGCTAGCTACCCTCTTCTCGCCTGCTGGCTTCTGGAGCGCGCGGCTCGGTTCGGCTCGGCTCGTCTGCTGCTCGATGAAATGCCGACGTTGAGGGTCGATTGAGGAAGCTCGCTCTGTGTCTCCTGCAGTTCGCTGCGGACTGGGAAGCCGCGCGCGCGGGTAAGGACCAGGGGAGGATCTTCACGCTGCCGGTGCTGAGGGCCAACAGTGGCGGGCTCATTGTCAGGTTCAACTCCCTGCAGGGGTTCGTGCCCAACCCTCTCCTCAGCCCCGCGCACTGGTGTAAAGGTACTGCTGCTTTTTCTTGTCTCTTTTCTGTGCAGGTTTCTGTAAGCATCTTGTGGTTGCCAGTAAATGCGAGGTAGTGTTTGATTGTATAGCTAAGCTTGCAGACCCCAAAAGGCCCATCCAAGATATTACGAAACACCTAGTAGGAACGTCCATTTCTGTCAAGGTAACTGACTTCTCTTTGCCTTCTCCATTGCAACTTCTGGTTCTGTTGTGCCTGTAGCTACTTTCGTTGTAACCTAAGGATGTGCTAAAACTTCCATTCATACGTGCTGTATGTTTCTGTATAACATACTTCCTGCATCATAAACGAAACATGTTTCTACCTGACAAAATTACTCTGAAAATTGAATGAAATGAGGTCAAGATTTTAGGGTTTTGTTGATCTAATTTTATTAAGAAGCTCAATCTAATCGCTCTAGGTGGCTGAAGTGAATGAGGAGGAAAGGAAACTTGTCTTCTCTGAGAAGGATGCTAGTTGGTCAAGGTACTCTTCCCAAATAAAGATTGGCGACATCTATGATGGAATTGTGGGCTCAGTGTTCCCCTATGGTGCATTTGTTCACCTGCGATTTCCTGATGGTACTTATTGGCTAGTGGCAACACATTTTCTTGGCTAGCTATTCATTGTGGAGTTTCTGACAACAGCTACACTCTACAGGACTATATCATCTTACTGGTCTTGTACATATCTCCGAGGTGTCTTGGGATCTTGTCCAAGACGTCCAGGATTTTCTAAACGAAGGGGACACTGTCAAGGTCATAGTTGTGAACATTGATACGTGAGTACTTTCTAGGACCTTATTGAGCTCTGTGCACAGTTGTTAATATGTGTCTTGATTTGATTCTTGATGAAGTAATTCTCATGTCTTACTCTATCATCAAAATAGATATGGTATGAAACTTTGGTCCAAAATGTTGAGTGGATGTATCATAGAATCATGTATGGAAGTTGTCACTTACCAGTTTATCAGTAGAGTCAGTTGGCATGGTATGGAGTGGTAACTTGGTAACATTAGGGCTAAAGGGTGCGATGAGTAAGGAGATTTATCATGCTAACTGTCTACCTTATCAAATTAACAATCATTCACATATGCGGCATTTACAATTCATAGGGGAGTGGGACTGGGAGAGGGAGGTGAGGGTCTTAAATTAGTTGTCTGTTTTAGCAAAGCATCATTTTTCCTTCAAGTTGAGGAAACATTTCTTTTCTTAATAATAGGGGAATAAATAAAATATTGGATTGCTTTGTCACGaatgagatttttttttaaataattgtACATACTTTGCATTTACAAAAAAACAGGGCAAAGTCAAGGATAGCTTTATCTATCAGACAATTGGAGGAAGATCCTTTACTGGAGACATTGGACAAAGTTATCCCTTTGGTTAGTTGTTGAATGCAATGTCTTGACTCTTAGTGGATTTAACTCTGTGGTGGAAAAAAGTGGATTCATTCAGtaatttttttttttccttctagGAAGCTGATCAATCACCTGATCGTATGATGTCTCCTTCAGAAGTCGAACTTCTGCCAGGACTTGATGGCATATGTAATGAACTCTTGCAAGAGGATGGGTATGGTTTTTGGTTCTTTGAttgatatctatttctttctttTACATTGttgcatactccctccgtctcaaaataagtgCGCTTCTAGGATGGAGGGGAGAAACCAATGCTACTACAAAATtacatatatacccttatcaaaAGGTATAGCAACATGTAATAATTGCACATTGGGAATGGAGAAGGTAGCAAAAGGTACTAGTGCTAGGTGGTTCATGGCCTAGAAATACACTTATTGTGGGACAGATTTTAAATGCTAGAagtgcacttattttgggacggagggggtACTTCTATAGCAAGTTCTTTACTGCCACAAATATGCCACCAAGTCAGACAAATGTTCTACTGTGATATCCATAGTCAGAATTGGTTTTGCTATATTAACATCCATAGTCTAAGTAATTGTATTATCTTTACAGTATAACAGATGTACAGTTTGGGCGCCAAGGATCGGAAAAACGTGTTGTTTCACAAGATTTGGAGCTTTGGCTTTCCAATGTATGCTTTCAGTCAATGACAGCCTTTTCATAGTTGCAACTCACAGTAGATGATGGATGTTATAAACTTTGATTAACTTCTTGGATCTGATTACACAGGCTCCAGCTAAGGATAACAAGTTCACACTTCTTGCACGAGCTGGGAGGCAGGTTAGGTTTCTTTTGATACCACACATGATTTGTTTTATTTTCTGAGGAGTTTCAATATACTGCTGTCTGTCCTTGGCTGTTTCGGTTCCAACTAAATAGAAGTACTCACATGAATTATAATTCCTTCTTATTACTTGGCAGGTCCAGGAAGTGTATTTGACCACTTCCCTAGACCAGGAGGGCATAAAGAAAGCTGTGCAAAGAGTATTAGGGCGTGTTCCTTGAACCTGACACGCAGCATGTAGAAACCGAGGTGTGTTTGTGCTCCCCGATTTTCTAACTTAAGCATTACTACAAGGAATCAACAGTATGAGAGAACAACCCGAAACATTTGCCACTGTCAGTCTGTCACAACATCCGGCTACATTTCTCTCTGTTGGATACAACACCAACCAAAATCTGTAAATATTCAGTCCTACACGAGTAGGTTAGGCACCTTGGGCCATCTCTTTAACACAAAGATGTTTGCTGAGCAGTGGTTCTGTGTATTTGCTGGGGTCTGCCTTTTGATGCCCTGTGCACTTGTTTTTCTGTGACTTCAGTTCACTGCCTGTACTTGTCTGAACTCCTGAGGCAATTTGTGTATATGAGTATATGTCAAATTTTATGTCAGTACTAACACTTATTTCAGCACCTTTTTTTTGCCCTTTGCAGTGCCTGTTGATTCTAGCTATACGACCTTGATATTTCTTTCTTTGCATCCATTGATCCATAGCTCTGCTGCTACATTCAGCACGTTTTTCTTTTCAGCATGCACCTCAAGGAATGTTTAGGATTCTACGTATAAGAATGTCAGCTAACTCTGTAAGTTTGAATCGAAGTCCCCTTATCCAAATCGGTCCTTATTGATGGAACATTTTTTTACTGGTTTACATATATATGTGCATTAAACTCTGTGTATGCACTGACGCAATAATGTTGACAGTACGTTCCCAGTCGTGTCTTGAGAATGACACAGGCGATAATAACCGAGAGGTGAGTGTGTGTTTTTAGCAAGAGAAAGTGAGTGTTGACAGTGCTGCTTCCTGTGTATACATCCTTTCGTTACGATAGATAGATCTGTGAGATATTATCCAATAAAAAAAAACCCTTCATATATATCAAGTTGGCTCCTAGCTGAAATGACCCGAGCAGCCGACTCCATCTGACTGGTACACGTCGATATTATCCCAAGGAGTCATCTTGCAACTTctaaaaaaaaaggagaaaaaattTTTGccggagaaaaaaaaaatcatcaggaGCATTCGAGCAAGGCAAGGCATCATCTATGCATGGACGATGTCGACGAGCCGGCCCGTGGGTTGCATTGCATTGGCGTCACGCGTTAGTGTCATGCATGTCGGCGTGCCCCATCGATCTCTCCGGCTGGTCGTCACCTTGCGTGAGCGCATGGATCACCATGCCCTTCCCTCGTCGTCGTCCAGCTCGATCCATGCATCGATGGTCCCAAGGAGGCCCAAACAAGATACAACAGCTAGCGCTGATGACCGCGAGGAGCATCAGCCAGACAGCCACCCGGACCGGACGTGCGTATCTTGGGGCGCCACCGCTGGCAGATCGCGCTCGCGCACATCGACACGACGACGACACAAACAACAAGAGAGCTGCCTCCCCTGGTTACCAGAAGCTGACAAACACAAGAGTAATATATCTGCACAGCCACGCAGCTTCCAGccaccctccccttcttcttttcctttcccTTCCTTTCCTTGTGCTCTCCAATCCTCTTCTAATCTGCCCTTGTGCTTCGCTTGGTTTGGTATCCAGGCAAGCCATCGATCGAGTGCCATCCATGGCGCACGGCGCCACGGTGCCGCTGGGCAAGTCGGTGCGGTGCGCGCTCCGGACCGCCATCGGCAtgcccaagaagaagaagaagccgccgccgccgccgcccggcagCAGCGTCAGCATGTCCATGGAGCTGAGCAGCTCGTCGTCGGTGGCGGCGAGGAAGGAGGCGGTGGTGCGGGTGGTGCTGCGGGGCGGGGTGGTGGAGGTGTACCCGGGCGTGGTGCTGGCGTGCACCGTCATCCGGAACCACCCGCCGGGGCTCTGCCTCGCGCACCCGGACGTGTTCCGCAACCCGCATGGCGCCGTCGTCCGCCCGCTCGAGCCGCTCTTCCCCGGCCAGAAGTTCCTGCTGCTCCCCGAGAGCACCGTCGTCAGGTTGAAGCAGAAGATCCCCGAGAGCTCTATCGGCGCCTTCGCCGACGAGGAGTACGACGACgataaggaggaggaggaggagacgtcCTCGGAGGGccacagcagcggcggcggcgcggtgtcGTCGGAagaggaggcggccgcggaggGTGACGGTGCTACCCCCATGCCGGCGTGCAGCGCGAGGGACTACTTCGTGGCCAACGACCGGTGGTCGGAGTGCCGCTTCAGGAAGCTCGTGGAACAGGGGCTCGCCGTGGCGCCGAGCAAAGACGACGACGAGCACGCCGAGAGGAAGCAGCACAAGGCAAGGACGACGAAGAAGGGGAACAAGAAGAAGCGGAAGGGAAGGCAGCGGAGACACCATACTCCGGTGCCCCAGCTGCCGATGGGGCTCAGGGGGTTCGCGGCGGCGAGGAGGACATGGGAGCCCAGCCTGCcatcggtggaggaggaggaggccaccgtCTCCGTCATCCCCGTCTCTCCTCGCCACCCTCCATCGGAGCCGGAGGAGGTCACAAGATCATGAGCCGCAGTCAGTAAGTTAACTAGTGCTGTTGCACTTGCACATAGtcgtgtcgtcgtcgtcgtgtccTCACGGTGGTCGGGCAGTTCAAAGCGGCCGGCCGATCAGAAGCTGCATGCATGCAGAGTGCTCTGGTCCGATCCGTGCATGTGTACATTTTTCTTGTTGGCAGCTGTCATGTTTTCTCTTTTCAGTGTCCGCGTCGAACAGACGAGTCGTGTGCTTTGGTGTTGTCGTGGTGGCTGCTGGGTTGGCAATGCGTTCTCACTGTCTCATTATACACGACATACATATATACCAGCACGCAAGGTGTTAAATAAATTCAACACCCCACGGACCACTTGTTATCCAATAACCATTATACAATCTCACGATAGTAAAATCCCTGCCTCATAACCTGCTGCTATGCTCCCCGCAACCGTAATAtagagcatctccgagagttcTCAAAAGACTTTCCCGATCCTTTAATTttttgcaagattgaaaaaacaTGTCTCTCAATCTTTTAGCACTTGAAAAAAATAAACCAATGCGTGGATAAATCCGTGCAGTGGAGTCACGTGTATCCCCTCACTACCCACGCTGCTCCGTCTCCCGCGCATCATGTCCCCGGACAAGGAGCCACTCAGCGCGTCGCTGGACCTGGTCGACTCTGGCAATAGTCGCGTGCCCGGGAGAAGCTGACTATCCCGCGCCGCGTCATCATTTCCCATTAGCCATTGGGTTGGCAATGCCTTCTTACTGTCTCATTATACATGACATACATATATACCAAGCACGCAAGGTGTTAAATAAATTCAACACCCCCTCGGACCATAACCATTATACAATCTCACGATAGTAAAATCCCTACATCATAACCTGCTGCTATCCTCCCCGCAACCGTAATATAGAACATCTCCGAGAGTTCTCAAAAGACTTTCCCAATCTtttaatttttggcaagattgaaaaaacaTATCTCCTAATCTTTTGACACTTGAAAAAAATGACCCAACGCGTGGATAAATCCACGCAGTGGAGTCGCGCGTATCCCCTCACTACCCACGCTGCTCCGTCTCCCACGCATCATGTCCCCGGACAAGGAGCCACTCCGCGCGTCGCCGGACCTGGTCAACTCTGGCAATAGTCGCGTGCCCAGGAAAAGCTGACTATCCCGCGCCGCGTCATCATCTCCCATGAGCCATTGGGTTGGCAATGCGTTTTTACTGTCTCATTATACATGACATACATATATACCAGCACGCAAGGTGTTAAACAAATTCAACACCCCCACGGACCGCTTGTTATCCCATAACCATTATACAATCTCACGATAGTAAAATCCCTACCTCATAACATGCTGCTATGCTCCCCGCAACCGTAATAtagagcatctccgagagttcTCGAAAGGCTTTCCCAATCCTtaaatttttggcaagattaaaaaAACATGTCTcccaatcttttggcacttgAAAAAAATGACCCAACACGTGGATAAATCCTCGCCGTGGAGTTGCGCGTATCCCCTCACTACCCACGCTGCTCCGTCTCCCGCGCATCATGTCCCCGGACAAGCAGCCACTCCACGCGTCGCCAGACCTGGTCGACTCTGGCAATACTCGCATGCCCGGGAGAAGCTGACTATCCCGCGCCGCGTCATCATCTCCCATGAGCCATTGGGTTGGCAATGCGTTCTTACTGTCTCATTATACATGACATACATATATACCAAGCATGGAAGGTGTTAAATAAATTCAACACCCCCACGGACCACTTGTTATCCCATAACCATTATACAATCTCACGATAGTAAAATCCCTACCTCATAACCTGCTGCTATGCTCCCCGCAACCGTAATAtagagcatctccgagagttcTCGAAAAACTTTCCCAATCCTTTAATTTTTTGTACGATTGAAAAAACATGTCTcccaatcttttggcacttgGAAAAAATAAACCAACGCGTGGATAAATCCGCGCAGTGGAGTCGCGCGTATCCCCTCACTACCCACGCTGCTCCGTCTCCCGCGCATCATGTCCCCGGACAAGGAGCCACTTCGCGCG harbors:
- the LOC136515000 gene encoding uncharacterized protein, whose amino-acid sequence is MAHGATVPLGKSVRCALRTAIGMPKKKKKPPPPPPGSSVSMSMELSSSSSVAARKEAVVRVVLRGGVVEVYPGVVLACTVIRNHPPGLCLAHPDVFRNPHGAVVRPLEPLFPGQKFLLLPESTVVRLKQKIPESSIGAFADEEYDDDKEEEEETSSEGHSSGGGAVSSEEEAAAEGDGATPMPACSARDYFVANDRWSECRFRKLVEQGLAVAPSKDDDEHAERKQHKARTTKKGNKKKRKGRQRRHHTPVPQLPMGLRGFAAARRTWEPSLPSVEEEEATVSVIPVSPRHPPSEPEEVTRS
- the LOC136514999 gene encoding small ribosomal subunit protein bS1c-like isoform X2, encoding MLAVSLGPGPSLAAFPASARRSPVPFVPFPARLHHRPLLLSATAEGTGAPAGQGDASAAPVDEARLPQFAADWEAARAGKDQGRIFTLPVLRANSGGLIVRFNSLQGFVPNPLLSPAHWCKDPKRPIQDITKHLVGTSISVKVAEVNEEERKLVFSEKDASWSRYSSQIKIGDIYDGIVGSVFPYGAFVHLRFPDGLYHLTGLVHISEVSWDLVQDVQDFLNEGDTVKVIVVNIDTAKSRIALSIRQLEEDPLLETLDKVIPLEADQSPDRMMSPSEVELLPGLDGICNELLQEDGITDVQFGRQGSEKRVVSQDLELWLSNAPAKDNKFTLLARAGRQVQEVYLTTSLDQEGIKKAVQRVLGRVP
- the LOC136514999 gene encoding uncharacterized protein isoform X1, with amino-acid sequence MLAVSLGPGPSLAAFPASARRSPVPFVPFPARLHHRPLLLSATAEGTGAPAGQGDASAAPVDEARLPQFAADWEAARAGKDQGRIFTLPVLRANSGGLIVRFNSLQGFVPNPLLSPAHWCKAKLADPKRPIQDITKHLVGTSISVKVAEVNEEERKLVFSEKDASWSRYSSQIKIGDIYDGIVGSVFPYGAFVHLRFPDGLYHLTGLVHISEVSWDLVQDVQDFLNEGDTVKVIVVNIDTAKSRIALSIRQLEEDPLLETLDKVIPLEADQSPDRMMSPSEVELLPGLDGICNELLQEDGITDVQFGRQGSEKRVVSQDLELWLSNAPAKDNKFTLLARAGRQVQEVYLTTSLDQEGIKKAVQRVLGRVP
- the LOC136514998 gene encoding pirin-like protein isoform X2, with the translated sequence MTTTMMRLRQHLGLASPAIYTSAIGRLGNNTPHRRRTTRPRIMSSSASDSASSAAPFEKPRAVVNKVLAESQPEGQGATVRRSIGRHELRNLDPFLMLDEFSVSKPAGFPDHPHRGFETVTYMLEGAFTHQDFAGHKGTIKTGDVQWMTAGRGIVHSEMPAGDGVQKGLQLWINLSSKDKMIEPRYQELESKDISRAEVDGVEARVIAGEALGAASPVYTRTPTMYVDFTMRLGSRLHQPVPEGWNAFVYVVDGEGVFGREKAAPTAAHHCLVLGPGDGLSVWNRSDRPLRFVLVAGKPLGEPVVQHGPFVMNSRAEIQQAMEDYYYGKNGFERASQWSSSASS
- the LOC136514998 gene encoding pirin-like protein isoform X1, yielding MTTTMMRLRQHLGLASPAIYTSAIGRLGNNTPHRRRTSTAIFPSSTQKQLLLLVILLAPLLLFFFVLIPSSVLLPPARPRIMSSSASDSASSAAPFEKPRAVVNKVLAESQPEGQGATVRRSIGRHELRNLDPFLMLDEFSVSKPAGFPDHPHRGFETVTYMLEGAFTHQDFAGHKGTIKTGDVQWMTAGRGIVHSEMPAGDGVQKGLQLWINLSSKDKMIEPRYQELESKDISRAEVDGVEARVIAGEALGAASPVYTRTPTMYVDFTMRLGSRLHQPVPEGWNAFVYVVDGEGVFGREKAAPTAAHHCLVLGPGDGLSVWNRSDRPLRFVLVAGKPLGEPVVQHGPFVMNSRAEIQQAMEDYYYGKNGFERASQWSSSASS